One Phenylobacterium hankyongense DNA segment encodes these proteins:
- a CDS encoding RluA family pseudouridine synthase, protein MREVRTLYVDSGEDGVRLDRWFKRRWPHLNHIMLQKLTRSGQIRVDGARAKPDTRLSAGAQVRVPPLPDAQPPRDKQDLDPREANYARSLVLYEDEEVLALNKPSGLAVQGGTKTSKHIDRLLSAWGEGLQRPRLVHRLDRDTSGVLVLGKTPGAAAKLAGAFARRNAQKTYWAIVAGFPKPGEGVLELPLAKRGVGDREMVIPADPKDPDAEAAETEFVTLARAGPRAAWMALRPRTGRTHQLRAHMLAMGHPILGDPKYNTELSVELSAGLKLQLHARRLVLPHPSRGTLILEAPLSPEMKAGFEHFGFDEHEADPEPFARKRR, encoded by the coding sequence ATGAGGGAGGTGCGCACCCTCTATGTGGACAGCGGCGAGGACGGCGTGCGCCTGGACCGCTGGTTCAAGCGCCGCTGGCCGCACCTGAACCACATCATGCTGCAGAAGCTGACCCGCTCGGGCCAGATCCGCGTCGACGGCGCGCGCGCCAAGCCGGACACCCGGCTGAGCGCCGGGGCGCAGGTCCGGGTGCCGCCGCTGCCGGACGCCCAGCCGCCGCGCGACAAGCAGGACCTCGATCCGCGCGAGGCCAACTACGCCCGCTCCCTGGTGCTCTACGAGGACGAGGAGGTGCTGGCGCTGAACAAGCCCTCCGGCCTCGCCGTGCAGGGCGGCACCAAGACCTCCAAGCACATCGACCGGCTGCTGAGCGCCTGGGGCGAAGGGCTGCAGCGGCCGCGCCTGGTGCACCGGCTGGACCGCGACACCTCCGGCGTGCTGGTGCTGGGCAAGACGCCGGGGGCGGCCGCCAAGCTCGCCGGAGCCTTCGCCCGCCGCAACGCGCAGAAGACCTACTGGGCCATCGTCGCCGGCTTCCCCAAGCCCGGCGAGGGGGTGCTGGAGCTGCCGCTGGCCAAGCGCGGCGTCGGCGATCGCGAGATGGTGATCCCCGCCGACCCCAAGGACCCCGACGCCGAGGCGGCCGAGACCGAGTTCGTCACCCTTGCCCGCGCCGGCCCGCGGGCCGCGTGGATGGCGCTACGGCCGCGCACCGGCCGCACGCACCAGCTGCGCGCCCACATGCTGGCCATGGGACATCCGATCCTTGGGGACCCGAAGTACAACACCGAGCTCTCCGTGGAGCTATCCGCCGGCCTGAAGCTGCAGCTTCACGCCCGACGGCTGGTGCTGCCGCACCCCTCGCGCGGCACGCTGATCCTCGAGGCGCCGCTGAGCCCGGAGATGAAGGCCGGCTTCGAGCACTTCGGCTTCGACGAGCACGAGGCCGATCCGGAGCCGTTCGCCCGCAAGCGCCGGTAG
- the crcB gene encoding fluoride efflux transporter CrcB, producing MLNLLLVGGGGALGAIARYLLGSQLTRSLGTRWPYGTFAANLIGGLCMGLLIGVLAHRGGADQEKWRLLLGVGVLGGFTTFSAFSLETALMIERRTYGAAAAYSATSVVFAVVALFLGLMLARRMFA from the coding sequence ATGTTGAATCTCCTCCTCGTCGGGGGCGGCGGCGCGCTGGGCGCAATCGCGCGCTACCTCCTCGGCTCCCAGCTCACCCGCTCGCTCGGGACCCGCTGGCCCTATGGCACCTTCGCCGCCAACCTGATCGGCGGCCTGTGCATGGGCCTGCTGATCGGCGTGCTGGCGCATCGCGGCGGCGCCGACCAGGAGAAGTGGCGCCTGCTCCTGGGGGTCGGCGTGCTGGGCGGCTTCACCACCTTCTCGGCCTTCTCGCTGGAGACCGCCCTGATGATCGAGCGGCGCACCTACGGCGCGGCCGCGGCCTATAGCGCCACTTCGGTGGTGTTCGCGGTGGTGGCGCTGTTCCTCGGCCTGATGCTGGCCCGGCGGATGTTCGCATGA
- a CDS encoding CC0125/CC1285 family lipoprotein, which produces MKRRLILPVLAALALSACASAPTRYQPAAGPQAVGYSEYRIEPGRYRITFRGGPGAGIEQVSDYALLRAADLAIAEGYDWFRVSDRFVRQAGPDNGPRLGLGVGGGSGSFNRHGGSAVGLGLGTSFNLGGGPSLAATLEVMMGRGPKPPGADVYDARGVRRGIGTRT; this is translated from the coding sequence ATGAAACGCCGCCTGATCCTGCCCGTCCTCGCCGCCCTCGCGCTGAGCGCCTGCGCCAGCGCGCCCACCCGCTACCAGCCGGCCGCCGGCCCGCAGGCGGTCGGCTATTCGGAGTACCGGATCGAGCCGGGCCGCTACCGGATCACCTTCCGCGGCGGCCCCGGCGCGGGGATCGAGCAGGTCAGCGACTACGCCCTGCTGCGGGCCGCGGACCTGGCTATCGCCGAGGGCTACGACTGGTTCCGGGTGTCGGACCGCTTCGTCCGTCAGGCGGGGCCGGACAACGGGCCGCGCCTGGGTCTCGGCGTGGGCGGCGGCAGCGGCAGTTTCAACCGGCACGGCGGCTCGGCGGTCGGCCTGGGCCTCGGCACCAGCTTCAACCTGGGCGGCGGCCCGTCGCTGGCGGCCACCCTCGAGGTGATGATGGGCCGCGGCCCGAAGCCGCCGGGCGCCGACGTCTATGACGCCCGCGGCGTGCGACGGGGAATCGGCACCCGCACCTGA
- a CDS encoding RluA family pseudouridine synthase codes for MSPRPARRTQETGIKLSADEIAFVRSLVIYEDPDILALNKPSGLSSQGGRAQVHTLDELLWAFARPGKARPRLIHRLDRDTSGVILTAKTKPAAGFLGKAMMARKFAKTYRAIVTPGAPQPPQGVIEAPLRRDEIGREAYMRVCPPDHADAEAARTRYRTLGEASGAALLELDPETGRMHQLRVHLASIGRPIAGDPRYGGALVVAGHPVPRLMLHAAALIFPHPGGGLKRLEAPVPADMAQLLAALKLG; via the coding sequence TTGAGCCCACGGCCGGCGCGGCGGACGCAGGAGACCGGGATCAAGCTGAGCGCCGACGAGATCGCCTTCGTCCGCAGCCTGGTGATCTACGAGGACCCCGACATCCTGGCGCTGAACAAGCCTTCGGGCCTGTCCAGCCAGGGCGGACGGGCGCAGGTCCATACGCTCGACGAGCTGCTCTGGGCGTTCGCCCGGCCGGGCAAGGCGCGGCCGCGGCTGATCCACCGGCTGGACCGCGACACCTCCGGGGTGATCCTCACCGCCAAGACCAAGCCGGCCGCGGGCTTCCTCGGCAAGGCGATGATGGCGCGCAAGTTCGCCAAGACCTATCGGGCGATCGTAACGCCCGGCGCGCCGCAGCCGCCGCAGGGCGTTATCGAGGCGCCGCTGCGCCGCGACGAGATCGGCCGCGAGGCCTACATGCGGGTCTGTCCGCCGGACCATGCGGACGCCGAGGCGGCGCGCACCCGCTATCGCACGTTGGGCGAGGCGTCCGGCGCGGCTCTGCTGGAGCTCGATCCGGAGACCGGCCGCATGCACCAGCTGCGCGTGCACCTGGCGTCGATCGGCCGCCCGATCGCCGGCGACCCGCGCTATGGCGGCGCGCTGGTGGTAGCGGGACACCCGGTCCCGCGGCTGATGCTGCATGCGGCGGCGCTGATCTTTCCCCACCCCGGCGGCGGCCTGAAGCGCCTGGAAGCGCCGGTTCCGGCGGACATGGCGCAGCTGCTGGCGGCGCTGAAGCTGGGCTAG
- a CDS encoding replication-associated recombination protein A, with the protein MADLFEAAGLTPHAPSPLADRLRPQRLDEVVGQDHLLGPEGPIRRMAEAKRLASMILWGPPGTGKTTIARLLAKEAGYEFQQLSAVFSGVADLKKAFEGARVRRAAGQSTLLFVDEIHRFNRAQQDGFLPFVEEGIVTLVGATTENPSFELNGALLSRCQVYVLKRLDDEALETLLKKAETYEVRPLPLEPEARAALIALADGDGRYLLMLAETLFNIGTAKPLNTKELGQILQKRRPAYDKDREEHYNLVSALHKSIRGSDPDAALYWLARMLTGGEDPLFIARRLIRAAAEDIGEADPMSLVLANAAKDTYDFLGSPEGEIALAQLTVHLAAAPKSNAVYKAFGAAMKAAKETGSLMPPSHILNAPTRLMKDLGYGKGYAYDHDAAEGFSGQNYFPDGMERRNFYQPKGEGSEARIKERLDRWAALRKERGER; encoded by the coding sequence ATGGCCGATCTCTTCGAAGCCGCGGGCCTGACGCCCCATGCGCCTTCACCGCTCGCCGACCGCCTGCGGCCGCAGCGGCTGGACGAGGTGGTGGGCCAGGACCATCTGCTGGGGCCCGAGGGTCCGATCCGCCGGATGGCGGAAGCCAAGCGGTTGGCCTCGATGATCCTGTGGGGGCCGCCCGGCACCGGCAAGACCACCATCGCGCGCCTGCTGGCCAAGGAGGCCGGCTACGAGTTCCAGCAGCTGTCGGCGGTGTTCTCCGGCGTCGCCGACCTGAAGAAGGCCTTCGAGGGCGCGCGGGTGCGTCGCGCGGCGGGCCAGTCCACCCTGCTGTTCGTCGACGAGATCCACCGCTTCAACCGCGCCCAGCAGGACGGCTTCCTGCCGTTCGTGGAGGAGGGGATCGTCACCCTGGTCGGCGCGACCACCGAGAACCCGTCGTTCGAGCTGAACGGGGCGCTGCTGTCCCGCTGCCAGGTGTACGTGCTGAAGCGCCTCGACGACGAGGCGCTGGAGACCCTGCTCAAGAAGGCCGAGACCTACGAGGTCCGGCCGCTGCCGCTGGAGCCGGAGGCGCGCGCCGCCCTCATCGCGCTCGCGGACGGCGACGGCCGCTACCTGCTGATGCTGGCCGAGACCCTTTTCAACATCGGCACGGCCAAGCCGCTCAACACCAAGGAACTGGGCCAGATCCTGCAGAAGCGCAGGCCGGCCTACGACAAGGACCGCGAGGAGCACTACAACCTCGTCTCCGCCCTGCATAAGTCGATCCGCGGCTCGGACCCGGACGCGGCGCTCTACTGGCTGGCGCGCATGCTGACCGGCGGCGAGGATCCGCTGTTCATCGCGCGGCGGCTGATCCGCGCGGCCGCCGAGGACATCGGCGAGGCCGATCCGATGTCGCTGGTGCTGGCGAACGCCGCCAAGGACACCTACGACTTCCTGGGCTCGCCGGAGGGCGAGATCGCGCTGGCGCAGCTGACGGTGCACCTGGCCGCCGCGCCCAAGTCCAACGCCGTCTACAAGGCCTTCGGCGCGGCCATGAAGGCCGCCAAGGAGACCGGCTCGCTGATGCCGCCCAGCCATATCCTCAACGCCCCGACCCGGCTGATGAAGGACCTCGGCTACGGCAAGGGCTACGCCTACGACCACGACGCGGCGGAGGGCTTCTCCGGCCAGAACTATTTCCCCGACGGCATGGAGCGCCGCAATTTCTACCAGCCCAAGGGCGAGGGGTCGGAGGCGCGGATCAAGGAGCGGCTGGACCGCTGGGCGGCCTTGCGCAAAGAGCGGGGCGAGCGTTGA
- a CDS encoding Do family serine endopeptidase, protein MRAHRVLIPTLALLAACSPSGKTQAQTSLPQPARSVPTSALGMKQSFAPVVRKAAPAVVNISSKRLVRQQADPFWELFGMGAPRNRVEGSLGSGVVVRADGVIVTNNHVVEGGQEITVALADRREFPAKVLLADARTDLAILKIDLPAGERLPVLALDDSGDTQVGDLVLAIGDPFGVGQTVTNGIVSALNRNADPNGDAGSYIQTDAAINPGNSGGALVDMDGDLIGVNSFILSRSGTSSGVGFAIPAAVVRRVVETAAGGGRAVVRPWVGARLQSVTPEIGRSLGLATPSGALVADVWPGGPADRGGLRQGDVVTSVDGQPVVDAAGLNFAVGNHRPGDTVRIGVRRAGGNQQLTLRADPAPATPARDERVITGRNPFDGATVVNLSPAVAEELGLDPFGGAGVLVTKIAGGAAAQVGLQPGDIIRAINGRKITTVRDLAAAVSVASRVWQVTIERNGQQVTATFQG, encoded by the coding sequence ATGCGCGCCCATCGCGTCCTGATCCCGACCCTCGCCCTCCTGGCCGCCTGCTCGCCCTCGGGAAAGACCCAGGCGCAGACCTCGCTTCCGCAGCCGGCCCGCAGCGTCCCGACCAGCGCGCTCGGCATGAAGCAGTCCTTCGCCCCGGTGGTCCGCAAGGCCGCCCCCGCGGTGGTGAACATCTCCTCCAAGCGCCTGGTGCGCCAGCAGGCGGACCCGTTCTGGGAGCTGTTCGGGATGGGCGCGCCGCGCAACCGGGTCGAGGGCTCGCTGGGTTCCGGCGTCGTCGTCCGGGCGGACGGCGTCATCGTCACCAACAACCACGTGGTGGAAGGCGGCCAGGAGATCACCGTGGCGCTGGCCGACCGCCGGGAGTTTCCGGCCAAGGTGCTGCTGGCCGACGCGCGCACGGACCTCGCCATCCTGAAGATCGACCTGCCGGCCGGCGAGCGGCTGCCGGTGCTGGCGCTGGACGACAGCGGCGACACCCAGGTGGGCGACCTGGTGCTGGCCATCGGCGATCCCTTCGGCGTCGGCCAGACGGTGACCAACGGCATCGTCTCGGCGCTGAACCGCAACGCCGACCCGAACGGCGACGCCGGCTCCTATATCCAGACCGACGCGGCGATCAATCCAGGCAACTCCGGCGGCGCGCTGGTGGACATGGACGGCGACCTGATCGGGGTGAACAGCTTCATCCTCTCCCGCTCGGGGACCTCCTCGGGCGTCGGCTTCGCCATTCCTGCGGCGGTGGTCCGCCGGGTGGTGGAGACCGCGGCGGGCGGCGGGCGCGCCGTGGTGCGGCCGTGGGTCGGCGCCCGGCTGCAGAGCGTGACGCCGGAGATCGGCCGGTCCCTGGGACTGGCGACGCCGTCGGGGGCGCTGGTGGCCGATGTCTGGCCGGGCGGCCCGGCCGACCGCGGCGGCCTGCGCCAGGGCGACGTGGTCACCTCCGTCGACGGCCAGCCGGTGGTCGACGCCGCCGGCCTCAACTTCGCCGTGGGCAACCACCGGCCCGGCGACACGGTGCGCATCGGCGTGCGCCGCGCCGGCGGCAATCAGCAGCTCACCCTGCGGGCCGACCCGGCGCCCGCCACCCCGGCCCGCGACGAGCGGGTGATCACCGGCCGCAATCCGTTCGACGGGGCCACCGTGGTCAACCTCTCGCCGGCGGTCGCCGAGGAGCTTGGCCTGGATCCCTTTGGCGGCGCGGGCGTGCTGGTGACCAAGATCGCCGGCGGCGCCGCCGCGCAGGTGGGCCTGCAGCCCGGCGACATCATCCGCGCCATCAACGGCCGCAAGATCACCACCGTCCGCGACCTGGCGGCGGCGGTCAGCGTCGCGTCGCGGGTCTGGCAGGTGACCATCGAGCGCAACGGCCAGCAGGTGACGGCGACCTTCCAGGGCTAG